In one Haloplanus salinus genomic region, the following are encoded:
- a CDS encoding carbonic anhydrase: protein MDQTFVDLLSGNLDHAAAFDDRFDGLQAAQHPHTVTVCCSDSRVLQDHMWGNEDPGRIFTCGNIGNRVVQRTDEGDVVSGDVLYPLAHTGTETAVVVGHTGCGAVTATYDALTGEVADLPGIEGCLDLLKPLLEPGVEALPDGLSRPESINRLVEYNVDRQVGTLVGSDDVPPEVEVVGAVYDFQDVYGGDRGEVHVVNVDGERAVADLRSAYPAIQDRIRRLWTY from the coding sequence ATGGATCAGACGTTCGTCGACCTGTTGTCGGGGAATCTCGACCACGCCGCGGCGTTCGACGACCGGTTCGACGGCCTGCAGGCAGCACAGCATCCACACACCGTTACGGTCTGTTGCTCCGACTCGCGGGTCTTACAGGACCACATGTGGGGAAACGAGGATCCCGGTCGGATATTCACCTGTGGCAACATCGGCAACCGCGTCGTCCAGCGGACCGACGAGGGCGACGTCGTCTCCGGCGACGTCCTCTACCCGCTTGCCCACACGGGGACGGAGACGGCCGTGGTCGTCGGCCACACGGGTTGTGGGGCCGTCACCGCGACGTACGACGCCCTGACCGGTGAGGTAGCCGACCTGCCGGGCATCGAGGGCTGTCTCGACCTGCTGAAGCCCCTCCTCGAACCCGGCGTCGAGGCACTCCCGGACGGCCTGAGCCGGCCCGAGTCGATCAACCGACTCGTCGAGTACAACGTCGACCGGCAGGTCGGGACGCTCGTCGGGAGCGACGACGTGCCGCCCGAGGTGGAGGTAGTCGGCGCCGTCTACGACTTTCAGGACGTCTACGGCGGCGACCGGGGCGAGGTGCACGTCGTCAACGTGGACGGCGAGCGTGCCGTCGCCGACCTGCGGTCGGCGTATCCGGCGATCCAGGACCGAATCCGCCGGCTCTGGACGTACTGA
- a CDS encoding DoxX family membrane protein: MANDSTNDGPPPLLGRLLFASGLAVLALRNLTNLDGRIDYAEYKGVPSPETLVPASSGLLLGGSLGIALWKLPKLSAASIATFFVGVTPVMHDFWAVDEDSRDEELTSFLQNVTLLGAALTFLKRAAK; this comes from the coding sequence ATGGCAAACGATTCCACGAACGACGGTCCGCCGCCCCTGCTCGGCCGCCTCCTCTTCGCGAGCGGGCTCGCGGTCCTTGCGCTCCGAAATTTGACCAACCTCGACGGCCGAATCGACTACGCGGAGTACAAAGGGGTGCCGTCCCCTGAAACACTCGTGCCGGCGTCGAGCGGCCTCCTCCTCGGCGGCAGCCTCGGCATCGCCCTCTGGAAGCTCCCCAAGCTCTCCGCGGCCAGCATCGCGACGTTCTTCGTCGGTGTCACGCCCGTCATGCACGACTTCTGGGCCGTCGACGAGGACTCGCGCGACGAGGAACTCACTTCCTTTCTCCAGAACGTGACGCTGCTGGGTGCGGCGCTCACGTTCCTCAAGCGGGCCGCCAAGTAA